A single region of the Winslowiella toletana genome encodes:
- a CDS encoding HlyD family efflux transporter periplasmic adaptor subunit, whose amino-acid sequence MSLLLIDRDLKRNEKRTSAIIWVCAAALLLFFIWAYFAVLDEVTVGSGKVTPYTHAQVIETLDGGIVDQLSVHEGDIVEKGEILARLDPTRFQSNFGEAQSKVRTLRASAERLRAELTGAPLRFSAETLKEPELVARETQLYQSRRRNLTESVSNLQQSMKLVQDELRMTQPLVARGAAGKVEVIRLQRQISDLRGKIDEATNAYAVRAREEQVKNNADLDAQLQVLTGKRDQLNHATLYSPVRGIVKDIQVTTVGGVLQPGDKLMEIVPLEDQLLIETRINPRDIAYIRPGLAATVKITAYDSSIYGDLAGEVETVSPDTLQDEVKRDQYYYRVYVRTQTAELTNRAGRKFPILPGMVASVDIKTGEKSVMDYLIKPLNKLKEALRER is encoded by the coding sequence ATGAGCCTGTTGCTGATCGATCGTGATTTAAAGCGCAATGAAAAACGCACCTCGGCAATTATCTGGGTCTGCGCTGCCGCATTGCTGCTGTTTTTTATCTGGGCATACTTCGCCGTTCTTGATGAGGTTACGGTGGGTAGCGGTAAAGTGACGCCTTACACCCACGCGCAGGTTATTGAAACGCTGGATGGCGGTATCGTCGACCAGCTGAGCGTGCATGAAGGCGATATTGTTGAGAAGGGCGAGATACTGGCGCGGCTGGACCCGACCCGTTTTCAGTCCAACTTTGGTGAGGCGCAGTCAAAAGTACGTACCTTGCGCGCCTCGGCTGAACGCTTACGCGCCGAGCTGACCGGCGCACCGCTCCGATTCAGTGCTGAAACGCTGAAGGAGCCGGAGCTGGTGGCGCGTGAAACCCAGTTGTATCAGTCGCGTCGGCGTAATCTGACGGAAAGCGTCAGCAACCTGCAACAATCAATGAAACTGGTGCAGGATGAGCTGCGCATGACTCAACCGCTGGTGGCCAGAGGTGCGGCAGGTAAAGTGGAGGTGATTCGCCTGCAACGTCAGATCAGCGATCTGCGTGGAAAAATTGATGAAGCAACCAATGCCTATGCGGTGCGCGCGCGCGAAGAACAGGTAAAAAACAATGCCGATCTTGACGCACAGTTACAGGTATTGACCGGTAAACGCGATCAGCTTAACCATGCCACGCTCTATTCGCCGGTGCGCGGCATTGTTAAAGATATTCAGGTGACCACTGTCGGTGGCGTATTACAGCCGGGTGATAAGCTGATGGAGATTGTTCCACTGGAAGACCAGTTGCTAATCGAAACACGCATCAACCCGCGTGATATTGCTTACATCCGTCCAGGCCTGGCGGCCACGGTAAAAATCACTGCCTATGACTCATCAATCTATGGTGACTTAGCCGGAGAAGTTGAAACGGTTTCACCGGACACGCTGCAGGATGAAGTTAAGCGAGACCAATATTACTATCGCGTCTATGTTCGCACGCAAACAGCGGAATTAACCAACCGGGCCGGACGCAAATTCCCTATATTGCCAGGCATGGTGGCCAGTGTGGACATCAAGACCGGTGAGAAATCAGTGATGGATTATCTGATTAAGCCCCTGAACAAACTTAAAGAAGCATTACGCGAGCGTTAG
- a CDS encoding type I secretion system permease/ATPase, whose protein sequence is MTIQSPTTENWIDAMLRVAARFGKPAEGQNLRQQMRWFEHLSASQQLERLAGLLGLHLTMMPRDSIRWRQEVTPVVLILESGSVAVVESIDGEARARYWISDGGDVVRETELALLLAQSRQQVAIIGVAARGRDARIDEFVQPFKKHWFWHNFRGMGRRIMEISLASVVGNVLALAGILFSMQIYDRVIPAQSESTLWVLFVGVLVAAGIEYLIRLMRTQVSDSMGKRIDLKVSSMLFARAMNIRNEARPKSTGSFISQLREIDQVRELLTSTTVGAAADMPFVILFLFIMAFIGGPLVIIPLLAIPLIVIPGLLLQIPMAKLAKEGMREGALRNAVLVETIEGIEDIKALQAEPYFQRQWEQTHEVSAAVGMKQRLWGARLTGWASTVQQLTYAGMLVFGTYLVLSGDITTGTLVASSLLSSRTIAPLMQLTMVFSRWQHAKSAMNGLDELLKRPLDQPEEGDVAHCPSLTGHYDLRNVQYSYDEENVKNVLNVAKLQIKPGERLAIVGKVGAGKSTLLKLLAGQASATQGKVVVDGVDISHIDPVDLRRQLGWLSQDSRLFFGTLRQNLMLGNPHASEQEMLQALRVSGALSMVQQDAASLDRIINEGGRGLSGGQRQMVMLSRMILRQPQVVLMDEPTAAMDEQLEEHVLRQMHNWLSGRTLVLVTHRPALLKLVDRIVVMDNGRIIADGARDDILRAVNPAATPANQPGDAA, encoded by the coding sequence ATGACGATACAAAGCCCCACTACCGAAAACTGGATTGATGCGATGCTGCGTGTGGCGGCGCGGTTTGGTAAACCGGCGGAAGGACAAAATCTACGCCAGCAGATGCGCTGGTTTGAGCATCTCAGCGCCAGTCAGCAGTTGGAACGGTTGGCCGGGCTGTTGGGACTGCATCTCACCATGATGCCACGCGACAGCATTCGCTGGCGTCAGGAAGTCACGCCGGTTGTGCTGATACTGGAAAGCGGCAGCGTGGCGGTGGTTGAATCGATTGATGGTGAAGCCAGAGCGCGCTACTGGATCAGCGACGGAGGAGACGTGGTGCGCGAAACGGAGCTGGCTTTACTGCTGGCGCAAAGTCGGCAGCAGGTGGCGATTATTGGCGTCGCGGCGCGCGGTCGCGATGCGCGCATTGACGAGTTTGTCCAGCCGTTTAAAAAGCACTGGTTCTGGCATAATTTTCGCGGCATGGGACGCCGCATTATGGAGATCTCACTGGCATCGGTGGTTGGCAATGTGCTGGCGCTGGCGGGGATTCTGTTTTCCATGCAGATTTACGATCGGGTGATCCCGGCACAGTCAGAATCAACACTCTGGGTGCTGTTTGTTGGCGTGCTGGTGGCTGCCGGAATTGAATATCTGATTCGCCTTATGCGAACTCAGGTATCTGATTCGATGGGAAAACGCATTGATTTAAAGGTGTCATCGATGCTGTTTGCGCGCGCGATGAATATTCGCAATGAAGCACGGCCAAAATCTACCGGCTCGTTTATTTCGCAGCTGCGGGAAATCGATCAGGTACGTGAGTTGCTGACCTCCACCACCGTCGGCGCGGCGGCCGACATGCCGTTTGTGATCCTGTTTCTGTTTATTATGGCGTTTATCGGCGGTCCACTGGTGATCATTCCGCTGCTGGCTATTCCGCTGATCGTGATTCCGGGTTTGCTATTACAGATTCCGATGGCGAAGCTGGCAAAAGAGGGGATGCGTGAAGGCGCGTTGCGCAATGCGGTGCTGGTGGAAACTATCGAGGGCATTGAGGATATCAAAGCGTTACAGGCTGAACCCTATTTTCAGCGTCAGTGGGAGCAAACCCATGAGGTCAGCGCTGCGGTTGGCATGAAACAGCGTTTGTGGGGCGCACGGCTGACCGGCTGGGCCTCAACGGTCCAGCAGTTAACCTATGCCGGAATGCTGGTGTTTGGCACCTATCTGGTACTGAGCGGCGATATCACTACCGGTACGCTGGTGGCAAGTAGCCTGCTGTCGTCACGCACCATTGCGCCGCTGATGCAGCTCACCATGGTGTTTTCCCGCTGGCAGCATGCAAAAAGCGCCATGAACGGGCTGGATGAGCTGCTGAAACGGCCGCTCGATCAGCCGGAAGAGGGCGATGTGGCTCATTGTCCGAGCCTGACCGGGCACTACGATCTTCGTAATGTGCAATATAGCTATGATGAAGAGAATGTGAAAAACGTGCTCAACGTAGCGAAACTGCAAATCAAACCCGGCGAGAGATTGGCGATTGTTGGCAAGGTCGGCGCAGGAAAATCGACGCTGCTGAAACTGCTGGCCGGGCAGGCAAGTGCGACACAGGGCAAAGTGGTGGTCGACGGCGTGGATATCAGCCATATCGACCCGGTAGATTTACGACGACAGCTGGGCTGGCTGTCACAGGATTCGCGGCTGTTTTTCGGCACGCTGCGGCAGAATCTGATGCTGGGCAACCCGCATGCCAGTGAGCAGGAGATGTTACAGGCGTTACGCGTCAGTGGCGCGCTCAGCATGGTGCAACAGGATGCAGCCAGTCTTGACCGGATCATCAATGAAGGCGGGCGCGGCCTGTCCGGCGGCCAGCGGCAAATGGTGATGCTGAGCCGGATGATCCTGCGCCAGCCGCAGGTGGTACTGATGGATGAGCCAACCGCCGCAATGGATGAGCAGCTGGAAGAACACGTGCTGCGCCAGATGCATAACTGGCTTTCCGGACGCACGCTGGTGCTGGTGACGCACCGCCCGGCGCTGCTGAAACTGGTTGATCGTATCGTGGTGATGGATAACGGCCGGATTATTGCCGATGGTGCTCGTGACGATATTCTGCGCGCCGTTAATCCTGCCGCAACCCCAGCCAATCAACCAGGAGATGCCGCATGA
- a CDS encoding TolC family outer membrane protein, with translation MKKVLATCCLGACCSLAGHPAQAAAVSIAEFNWRAAPSEEQVATLTLREAILRAFARNPKIAEAAAQIHVGEAELDAAKSGWYPQISLQASGGRSSQTDSAGSINNSASGGLSLSQLLYDFGRTGGAIDEQHALSDAYRYSLYSTMTSVAQDTLRAYLEVKRYQALTQASRINIRSLDHVREIALMRADAGLSSQSDVLQAQTRLAGMRATLEQYRAQQRSAQAQLTVLTGVVSDNLPELPQSLLQQQVTLNNIAYEKSAAVRSAQARQEAARERVRQAQSNHWPTLKVEAGRTRYENDNRSYWDDLLQLRVEAPLYQGGLVNAKTRAAAGQREAALADIQQSKLEINQRASTAYADMIGAQQRQQAGEEQLASADHTRSVYADEYKLNKRSLNDLLSVEQDVFQADSMRTMALYDGWDATVRYAAAVDNLLDIMGIDREANSGQTLPSL, from the coding sequence ATGAAGAAAGTATTAGCGACATGTTGCTTAGGCGCCTGTTGCAGTCTCGCCGGGCATCCAGCCCAGGCTGCGGCTGTATCCATTGCGGAATTTAACTGGCGTGCTGCTCCCAGCGAGGAGCAGGTCGCCACTCTGACGCTGCGCGAAGCGATCTTGCGCGCATTTGCCCGTAACCCGAAAATAGCCGAAGCCGCAGCGCAAATTCATGTCGGTGAAGCTGAGCTGGATGCGGCGAAAAGCGGCTGGTATCCGCAGATTTCATTGCAGGCAAGTGGCGGCCGATCCAGCCAGACCGACTCTGCCGGCAGCATCAATAACAGTGCTTCCGGCGGCCTGAGTCTCAGCCAGTTGTTATATGACTTCGGGCGCACCGGTGGTGCCATCGACGAGCAACATGCGCTGTCCGATGCTTATCGTTACAGCTTATACAGCACCATGACCAGCGTGGCACAGGACACCTTGCGGGCCTATCTGGAAGTAAAGCGCTATCAGGCTTTAACCCAGGCTTCGCGAATCAATATTCGCTCGCTGGATCATGTCAGAGAGATAGCTCTCATGCGTGCGGATGCCGGGCTAAGTTCTCAATCTGATGTATTGCAGGCGCAAACGCGACTTGCCGGGATGCGGGCCACGCTGGAGCAGTATCGCGCCCAGCAGCGCTCTGCTCAGGCGCAGCTGACTGTGCTGACCGGCGTCGTGTCAGATAACTTACCGGAACTGCCGCAAAGCCTGCTGCAACAGCAGGTGACATTGAACAACATCGCCTACGAAAAAAGTGCCGCAGTGCGCAGTGCGCAGGCCAGACAGGAGGCGGCGCGCGAACGCGTGCGTCAGGCACAATCCAATCACTGGCCAACGCTTAAAGTCGAGGCTGGTCGAACCCGCTACGAAAACGATAACCGCTCTTACTGGGACGATCTGCTGCAACTGCGCGTTGAAGCGCCGCTTTATCAGGGCGGTTTAGTCAATGCAAAAACCCGCGCGGCAGCAGGCCAGCGTGAAGCGGCGCTGGCGGATATTCAGCAGTCGAAACTGGAAATTAATCAACGGGCCTCTACCGCTTACGCCGATATGATTGGCGCGCAGCAGCGCCAGCAGGCGGGGGAGGAGCAGCTGGCCAGTGCTGACCATACCCGCTCGGTATATGCCGATGAATACAAACTGAATAAGCGCAGCCTGAACGATCTGCTGAGCGTAGAACAGGATGTTTTCCAGGCTGACAGCATGCGCACTATGGCGCTATATGACGGCTGGGATGCCACGGTGCGTTACGCCGCGGCGGTCGATAATCTGCTCGACATTATGGGTATCGACCGCGAAGCCAATAGCGGACAAACCTTGCCTTCACTGTAA